One genomic window of Bactrocera dorsalis isolate Fly_Bdor chromosome 4, ASM2337382v1, whole genome shotgun sequence includes the following:
- the LOC105221950 gene encoding protein BUD31 homolog → MPKVRRSRKPPPDGWELIEPTLEELEQKMREAETEPHEGKRITESLWPIFKIHHQKSRYIYDLFYRRKAISRELYDYCLKEKIADANLIAKWKKSGYENLCCLRCIQTRDTNFGTNCICRVPKSKLEEGRIVECVHCGCRGCSG, encoded by the exons ATGCCGAAAGTGCGTAGAAGCAGAAAGCCTCCTCCAGATGGCTGGGAGTTGATCGAACCAACACTGGAAGAATTGGAGCAAAAAATGCGAgaag CTGAGACGGAACCGCATGAAGGAAAACGTATTACAGAATCATTATGGCCTATCTTCAAAATACATCATCAAAAGTCTCGATACATCTACGATTTGTTTTATAGGCGTAAAGCTATCAGCCGGGAGCTGTACGATTATTgtttaaaagagaaaatagcagatgcaaatttaattgcgaaatggaaaaaatcggGTTATGAGAACTTATGCTGTCTGCGTTGCATACAAACTCGTGATACAAACTTCGGTACAAATTGCATATGCCGCGTACCAAAATCGAAATTAGAGGAAGGGCGAATTGTTGAATGTGTGCATTGTGGCTGCCGAGGTTGTTCGGGATAg